The sequence TGCAAAACAGAAGGTATCATATTTAGATTTTTCACTTGGCATACTAACACGCAAGTCCTTTGTCGAATGTAAACATGGGTTTTTGTGACTATCTTTGTAGGCACTCGAGCTTCATCGGTGGAAAGTGGAAGAAGAACAAAAACTCGAAGAAGCACGGCAAGCAGAGGAAGCAGCATTAGCCATTGCAGagagagagaaacaaaaatgcCGGGAGGCTCTTGAGAAAGCCGAAGCGGCTCAAAGAATAGCTGAATTTGAAGCGCAGAAAAGAATCAATGCTGAAAGGAAAGCTCTCAGAGAAGCCGAGGAGAAGAAGAAAGTATTGGATAAGTTGGCACAAAGTGATGTTCGGTATCGAAAATACTCGATCGAGGAGATTGAAGCTGCTACTGATTATTTCTCGCAGTCTCGTAAAATCGGAGAAGGCGGATATGGGCCGGTTTACAAGTGCTACTTGGATCATACACAGGTCGCGGTTAAGGTTCTCCGGCAAGATGCGGCGCAAGGAAGATCACAATTTCAACAAGAGGTACGAAAAGGGAAGAATATCTTCTTACACACATAATGTGGTCGTGTCAGCTTGTATAATATATAGTGTCTTCAATTtgtgaaaatttggtaaatgaaaataaatataggCCATTTGACTTGGCATCGTGTCgcactccatttttttttatctattgtATTTCCACATCATGATTCAGGTCGAAGTTCTGAGTTGCATTCGGCATCCTAACATGGTGCTGCTCCTTGGGGCATGCCCCGAATATGGGTGTCTTGTGTACGAGTGCATGGTAAACGGTAGCTTGGATGATCGTCTCTTTCGACGTGGGAACACTCCAGCCCTGTCATGGCAACTTCGATTCCGAATAGCAGCAGAAATCGGCACCGGCCTTCTTTTTCTCCACCAGACCAAGCCGGAGCCACTCGTGCACAGAGACCTTAAACCTGCCAACATTTTACTCGACCGCAACTTCGTCAGCAAGATCAGCGACGTTGGCTTAGCTCGGCTCGTTCCACCTTCAGTAGCCGACACGGTCACGCAATATCACATGACATCGGCAGCTGGAACGTTCTGTTACATTGACCCCGAGTATCAGCAAACCGGCATGCTGGGCACGAAATCTGACATTTACTCACTCGGAGTAATGCTACTTCAAATCATAACATCAAAGCCGCCGATGGGTTTGACTCATCACGTCGAAAGGGCTATCGAGAAAGGGACATTCGGCGACATGCTCGATCCCACGGTTCCCGATTGGCCGATAGAAGAGGCATTGTGCTTTGCAAAGATAGCACTTAAGTGTGCAGAATTGAGGCGCAAAGATAGACCTGATCTTGGAACCGTGGTGTTACCGGAGCTCAACAGATTACGAGCATTAGCCGAAGAATCGATGCCTACTATGTCCATGGCTACAAATCCAAGAATCAGCCCAAGTCCGAGAGAGTCTTATTCTCATGTGAGTACTAAAAGTATGAGAATGCCAGAAATAATCTggcatttaattaataaagtaCAAAAgtgttcaaattattttatcttcTGGAGATCGATATGGCtaacatatttattaatttttgcaGGTGGCTGAATCTCAGAAGCTATACTCAAATAGTGAAGGCATGCGAGGACGTACGATGACAGGATATATTCCAGAAAATAGAAATTTGGAAGCGAATGAATCTTAGTTTCTTGGTTGATTATAAAGTTGAATATCGGAAAACTGAGTTATCTTTTGTAAGCTtgtttgtaataaaaaaaaattcatgtgtaAAATTGATGTTTTGTATAGACCAATTGGTTATATTCTCATGGTAAATCACATCAGGAACCACAAATATGTTTCCCTCACATCGAAAGAATTCATTTCTAGCCTCTATCGAActtcaaaatttaaatgtattttgGGATGTTATCGACTGCTAGAACTCTTTTATAGTAAATTTAAATATCACTCTTAACAACGTTCGAagagaataattcaaaatcttaaataaatacatatcaaaatattttttttttcaccatGATCACGAATATATAATCAGTTTTGAATTTCAACTAACAGATCAGACATAATCTGATCTGGATTCATATGTTCTTTCACTTGTTCTCTTTTCTCTCGTGTAAAATGAGAAATATTCATTTCATGCATCACGAGGCAAAATGATTAGGTGACACCCATGGTTCtgttttgattttcaatttcaACTAACAGGAGCTTCCAACTTTTTTTTGTTGTTAGTGATAAATTTTGTAGTTTTCATATATAAGTTTACATTGTatctatgatttttaaatttatatgagTGTCGATGATTTGTAGTTCACGTGATACTGATATCTCAAATTTGATTCGAAATGTCATATTTTATACTGAGTTATAAAATCCTCCCAcgactaaaaaaattataatataccTAAGCTTCCACATTTGAGACTAGGTATCCTCTCCTAATAAAAAATGCATTACTGGTATGGGTAATACCCCTCGGCAAGAAACTCAAGTACGTATTTGTAAAATTTCTCTTCGAACAGTTTCCCCAATTCCTTAGGGTTTGATTCTCTTCGGTCTTTGAACTCTATTATCCTCCACAAGCGCCATGGATCTTGACGCTCCTCACTCGATGGGAACTACGATAATAGGCGTTACCTACAACGGCGGCGTCGTTCTCGGCGCCGACTCACGCACGAGCACTGGTATAGAAACTGTTCGTCTTTAGAATTTATGTCTAATCTGATTATCTATTGATTACAAAACAGTGTCGagtgaatattttgtttgtcaACTTGGAGAAAATATGAATT comes from Primulina huaijiensis isolate GDHJ02 chromosome 2, ASM1229523v2, whole genome shotgun sequence and encodes:
- the LOC140971495 gene encoding U-box domain-containing protein 52-like isoform X2 — translated: MSNQRGNGEKKQEMVVVAIDKDKSSQSALKWAADHFLGKGKTVILLHVKQKSVSVGSHSTYSDNDDVSKGSKGPFDNQTKELFLPFRCFCNRKDIKVSEVLLEDTDVSRALCDYARNNLIENLVIGANVRSGFSRFKTVDIPGNVTKGAPEFCTVYVIAKGKILTVKSAVINPASKEAPRPLQNSTTNPPGSTDARFMQVNGTRGGAYVDRSSFPAKTSGMDNTDSIKSPFTRGKAFNRSYGDLSQPDTDISFVSSSRPSNDRMMYALDQDTNLPPRLSSGSDSENPMSFGSQISNSKSSDAGSSFGIFSSSSQESGSNPWSGSQSLDDVEAEMRRLKQELKQTMDMYSSACKEAFTAKQKALELHRWKVEEEQKLEEARQAEEAALAIAEREKQKCREALEKAEAAQRIAEFEAQKRINAERKALREAEEKKKVLDKLAQSDVRYRKYSIEEIEAATDYFSQSRKIGEGGYGPVYKCYLDHTQVAVKVLRQDAAQGRSQFQQEVEVLSCIRHPNMVLLLGACPEYGCLVYECMVNGSLDDRLFRRGNTPALSWQLRFRIAAEIGTGLLFLHQTKPEPLVHRDLKPANILLDRNFVSKISDVGLARLVPPSVADTVTQYHMTSAAGTFCYIDPEYQQTGMLGTKSDIYSLGVMLLQIITSKPPMGLTHHVERAIEKGTFGDMLDPTVPDWPIEEALCFAKIALKCAELRRKDRPDLGTVVLPELNRLRALAEESMPTMSMATNPRISPSPRESYSHVAESQKLYSNSEGMRGRTMTGYIPENRNLEANES
- the LOC140971495 gene encoding U-box domain-containing protein 52-like isoform X1 → MSNQRGNGEKKQEMVVVAIDKDKSSQSALKWAADHFLGKGKTVILLHVKQKSVSGTVGSHSTYSDNDDVSKGSKGPFDNQTKELFLPFRCFCNRKDIKVSEVLLEDTDVSRALCDYARNNLIENLVIGANVRSGFSRFKTVDIPGNVTKGAPEFCTVYVIAKGKILTVKSAVINPASKEAPRPLQNSTTNPPGSTDARFMQVNGTRGGAYVDRSSFPAKTSGMDNTDSIKSPFTRGKAFNRSYGDLSQPDTDISFVSSSRPSNDRMMYALDQDTNLPPRLSSGSDSENPMSFGSQISNSKSSDAGSSFGIFSSSSQESGSNPWSGSQSLDDVEAEMRRLKQELKQTMDMYSSACKEAFTAKQKALELHRWKVEEEQKLEEARQAEEAALAIAEREKQKCREALEKAEAAQRIAEFEAQKRINAERKALREAEEKKKVLDKLAQSDVRYRKYSIEEIEAATDYFSQSRKIGEGGYGPVYKCYLDHTQVAVKVLRQDAAQGRSQFQQEVEVLSCIRHPNMVLLLGACPEYGCLVYECMVNGSLDDRLFRRGNTPALSWQLRFRIAAEIGTGLLFLHQTKPEPLVHRDLKPANILLDRNFVSKISDVGLARLVPPSVADTVTQYHMTSAAGTFCYIDPEYQQTGMLGTKSDIYSLGVMLLQIITSKPPMGLTHHVERAIEKGTFGDMLDPTVPDWPIEEALCFAKIALKCAELRRKDRPDLGTVVLPELNRLRALAEESMPTMSMATNPRISPSPRESYSHVAESQKLYSNSEGMRGRTMTGYIPENRNLEANES